A window of the Egibacteraceae bacterium genome harbors these coding sequences:
- a CDS encoding sortase: protein MVHRRPGETGPAVLVGHNFWHGVPGVFARLHELVAGDVVEVHHDDGSVVRFAVERLEQHRKDAFPSERVYGNTARPEVRIITCGGPFDRSQGRHLDNIIVFGVRTG from the coding sequence GTGGTACACCGGCGGCCCGGCGAGACCGGTCCTGCGGTGCTCGTCGGACACAACTTCTGGCACGGGGTGCCGGGGGTCTTCGCCCGGCTGCACGAGCTCGTCGCGGGCGACGTCGTCGAGGTCCACCACGACGACGGATCCGTCGTGCGGTTCGCCGTCGAGCGACTCGAGCAGCACCGCAAGGACGCCTTCCCCAGCGAGCGCGTCTACGGCAACACCGCCCGCCCGGAGGTGCGGATCATCACCTGCGGGGGCCCATTCGACCGCAGCCAGGGACGCCACCTCGACAACATCATCGTGTTCGGGGTCCGCACGGGCTGA